From Candidatus Sphingomonas colombiensis, one genomic window encodes:
- a CDS encoding TonB-dependent receptor, which produces MTILSRARLRLLAGAALFALPAVAHAAPTAAADAAAEAPVDPAASSQNGLQDVIVTATKRETSLQKTPIAMAVVDPTVIKDRHIQSMLDFADGGIPSLRVATFEARQSALTVGIRGIVPFDQNQTAREPGVGVYIDGVYLGRSQGLNAALFDVARIEVLKGPQGTLFGRNTEGGAVSIVTKGPSGEFGGRVSAGVGNYGAYTGEAHIDLPEWNNISIKVDGVLQRQDATTKNRLAGQLGWNAYDRVGGRISARWKPTADFTADFTFDKATDKNTPFFSQLVNYNPLGYTVATLANGTLTCPSAPCINPLPKLVGVHTERQEIADVGVPQQWSVDRTQGVGVNLKYHVSPGLELRSITAWRKVATNQFDNSGGPERVAFSPNGKFSRYSLSDLYQSQFSQELQAVGSIPQLDYVAGLYYFYEQARESAATPTSNQWNADGTAYTILPSQVFGPITSGNQGWDYNSRFLQRGSFARARSYAAFGQFTYTPDWAPALHLTAGGRFTHDKRDGTLYLVSNVATNWQLHYKKDRFDPMITLAFDAAQGVNLYAKYSTGYRAGGANGRSNDFQAFGPETVKAYEIGAKMDMLDNRVRLNLAGYMMDRSGTQIDFDYVDPNQYLPGTTTPNPTFNLHTQNTANAPGISRIRGIEADLTVKPVDNLTLGASYAYTYTHVPATPNPLPGATFGVITKVFTVYTPPNAASGYIDYSIPVGNESQLRFHLDANYADAQYSFQDQNLKTDSSFVVNGRIALADIPLSGNGQKLTVSVWSRNLLNEQHMYRVSNENAKTLGYYANFNPPRTFGVEGAINF; this is translated from the coding sequence ATGACGATTCTTTCGCGGGCGCGTTTGCGTCTCCTCGCTGGTGCGGCGCTGTTCGCGCTGCCGGCAGTAGCCCATGCCGCGCCGACCGCCGCTGCCGACGCTGCCGCCGAGGCGCCCGTCGATCCGGCTGCTTCGTCGCAAAATGGCCTGCAGGACGTGATCGTGACCGCCACCAAGCGCGAGACGAGCCTGCAGAAGACCCCGATCGCGATGGCCGTCGTCGATCCCACGGTGATCAAGGATCGCCACATTCAGAGCATGCTCGATTTCGCCGACGGCGGTATCCCGTCGCTCCGCGTGGCGACGTTCGAGGCGCGCCAGTCCGCGCTCACCGTCGGCATTCGCGGCATCGTGCCGTTCGACCAGAACCAGACCGCACGTGAGCCCGGCGTCGGCGTCTATATCGACGGCGTCTATCTCGGCCGCTCGCAGGGCCTCAACGCCGCGCTGTTCGATGTCGCGCGGATTGAGGTGCTCAAGGGCCCGCAGGGCACGCTGTTCGGCCGTAACACCGAAGGCGGCGCGGTCAGCATCGTCACCAAGGGCCCGTCGGGTGAGTTTGGCGGCCGCGTGAGCGCGGGCGTGGGCAATTATGGCGCTTATACCGGTGAGGCGCATATCGACCTCCCCGAATGGAACAACATCTCGATCAAGGTCGATGGGGTTCTTCAGCGGCAGGACGCCACAACCAAGAACCGGCTCGCCGGGCAGCTCGGCTGGAACGCTTATGACCGCGTCGGCGGCCGTATTTCGGCGCGCTGGAAGCCTACCGCCGATTTCACCGCCGATTTCACCTTCGACAAGGCGACCGACAAGAACACGCCGTTCTTCAGCCAGTTGGTGAACTACAACCCGCTCGGCTACACCGTCGCCACGCTCGCCAATGGCACGCTGACCTGCCCGTCCGCGCCGTGCATCAATCCGCTGCCCAAGCTGGTCGGCGTGCATACCGAGCGGCAGGAAATCGCCGATGTCGGCGTGCCGCAGCAATGGTCGGTCGATCGGACGCAGGGTGTCGGGGTCAACCTGAAATACCATGTCTCGCCAGGGCTGGAGCTGCGCTCGATCACCGCGTGGCGCAAGGTCGCGACCAACCAGTTCGACAATTCGGGCGGCCCGGAGCGCGTGGCCTTCTCGCCCAACGGAAAGTTCAGCCGCTACTCGCTGTCGGATCTCTATCAGAGCCAGTTCAGCCAGGAATTGCAGGCGGTGGGCAGCATCCCGCAGCTCGATTACGTCGCCGGTCTCTACTATTTCTACGAACAGGCGCGCGAATCCGCCGCCACGCCGACGTCGAACCAGTGGAATGCGGACGGCACCGCCTACACCATCCTGCCGTCGCAGGTGTTCGGCCCGATCACCTCGGGCAATCAGGGCTGGGACTATAATTCGCGCTTCCTGCAACGCGGCAGTTTCGCCCGCGCGCGCAGCTATGCCGCATTCGGCCAGTTCACCTATACGCCGGATTGGGCGCCCGCGCTGCACCTGACGGCCGGTGGCCGCTTCACGCACGACAAGCGCGACGGCACGCTCTACCTCGTGTCGAACGTGGCGACGAACTGGCAGCTGCACTACAAGAAGGATCGGTTCGATCCGATGATCACGCTGGCGTTCGACGCGGCGCAGGGCGTCAATCTCTACGCCAAATATTCGACCGGTTATCGTGCCGGCGGCGCGAACGGCCGCTCGAACGACTTCCAGGCGTTCGGCCCGGAAACGGTCAAGGCGTATGAGATCGGCGCCAAGATGGACATGCTCGACAATCGCGTCCGTCTGAACCTCGCCGGTTATATGATGGATCGCTCGGGCACGCAGATCGATTTCGACTATGTCGATCCCAATCAGTATCTGCCGGGCACGACCACGCCGAACCCGACCTTCAACCTGCATACGCAGAACACGGCCAATGCGCCGGGCATCTCGCGCATTCGCGGTATCGAGGCCGATCTGACGGTGAAGCCGGTCGACAACCTGACGCTCGGCGCCTCCTACGCTTATACCTACACCCATGTGCCGGCGACGCCGAACCCGCTTCCCGGCGCGACCTTCGGCGTGATCACGAAGGTGTTCACGGTCTATACGCCGCCAAACGCCGCGTCGGGCTACATCGATTATTCGATCCCGGTCGGTAACGAGAGCCAGCTTCGCTTCCACCTCGACGCCAATTACGCCGACGCTCAGTACAGCTTCCAGGACCAGAACCTGAAGACTGACTCGAGCTTCGTCGTGAACGGCCGCATCGCGCTTGCCGACATTCCGCTGTCGGGCAACGGCCAGAAGCTGACCGTTTCGGTGTGGAGCCGCAATCTGCTCAACGAACAGCATATGTATCGCGTCAGCAACGAGAACGCGAAGACGCTGGGCTATTACGCGAACTTCAATCCGCCGCGCACCTTCGGCGTAGAGGGTGCGATTAACTTCTGA
- a CDS encoding ATP-binding protein, with the protein MPTLRSLRSLTLTFLAAFFVAVSLTGIATYSAIHRSIAELVDKRIAGLSEDVLSESQPGDAPAILAHLAALSRDRDTADVGFALTDRQGRWLGGNLRLTRPLPQGYSSLTPDDRIAGLTAGRALVRDAGGGLSLTTIAETEPIDKEGTARNRLYLFGFGSIVAIVVAGAILFVALVSRRIGEVQETARAIIDGDMQRRLPVDPAGGAFAEQAATFNRMLDRIAGLMVEISNVSNDIAHDMRTPLARLRSRLALIAQRPEAQGLSDEIAETIAQCDALLAMFAAALRIAEVEGGDRRAGFAMLDLGQLLAEFGEMMAPVAAESGHELIVGRCDMVRIEGDRQLLSQALINLVENALRHTPTGSSITLSLTARSTAAELSVRDNGPGIPPADRERALRRFGRLEPSRNRAGHGLGLPLADAVARLHRGALTLDDARPGLIVTMRLPLARA; encoded by the coding sequence GTGCCGACGCTGCGATCACTGCGATCGCTGACGCTCACCTTTCTTGCCGCGTTTTTCGTCGCGGTGTCGCTGACAGGCATCGCCACCTATAGCGCGATCCACCGTTCGATCGCCGAACTGGTCGACAAGCGTATCGCCGGGCTGAGCGAAGACGTGTTGAGCGAATCGCAGCCGGGCGACGCCCCCGCGATCCTCGCGCATCTCGCCGCCCTGTCGCGCGATCGCGACACCGCCGATGTCGGCTTCGCGCTCACCGATCGGCAAGGACGGTGGCTCGGCGGCAATCTGCGGCTCACCCGGCCCTTACCGCAGGGCTATTCCTCGCTTACCCCGGACGATCGCATCGCCGGCCTGACGGCGGGACGCGCGCTGGTGCGCGACGCTGGCGGCGGCCTTTCCCTGACAACGATCGCCGAAACCGAGCCGATCGACAAGGAAGGCACCGCGCGCAACCGGCTCTATCTGTTCGGGTTCGGCTCGATCGTCGCGATCGTGGTGGCCGGCGCGATCCTGTTCGTCGCGCTCGTCAGCCGGCGCATCGGCGAAGTGCAGGAAACCGCGCGCGCGATCATCGATGGCGACATGCAGCGCCGTCTGCCGGTGGATCCCGCCGGGGGGGCCTTCGCGGAACAGGCCGCGACCTTCAACCGCATGCTCGATCGCATCGCCGGCTTGATGGTGGAGATCAGCAACGTCAGCAACGACATCGCGCATGACATGCGCACGCCGCTCGCGCGGCTGCGGAGCCGGCTCGCGCTGATCGCGCAACGACCGGAGGCGCAGGGGCTGAGCGACGAGATCGCCGAGACGATCGCACAATGCGACGCGCTGCTGGCGATGTTCGCGGCGGCATTGCGCATCGCGGAGGTGGAGGGCGGCGACCGTCGCGCCGGCTTCGCGATGCTCGATCTGGGGCAATTGCTGGCCGAGTTCGGCGAGATGATGGCGCCAGTCGCCGCCGAAAGCGGGCATGAACTGATCGTCGGCCGCTGCGACATGGTGCGGATCGAGGGCGACCGACAATTGCTGAGCCAGGCGCTGATCAACCTTGTCGAAAATGCCCTGCGCCATACGCCGACGGGATCGTCGATCACGCTGTCGCTGACCGCGCGAAGCACCGCCGCCGAACTGTCGGTGCGCGATAACGGGCCAGGCATCCCCCCGGCCGACCGCGAGCGCGCATTGCGCCGCTTCGGCCGGCTGGAGCCCAGTCGCAATCGCGCCGGCCACGGCCTCGGGCTCCCGCTGGCGGACGCCGTGGCGCGACTGCATCGCGGGGCGCTGACGCTGGACGATGCCAGGCCGGGGCTGATCGTGACGATGCGGTTGCCACTCGCCCGCGCATAA
- a CDS encoding response regulator transcription factor: protein MNLLLVEDDEGYATTLAEELRALDHEVTVAPNGAIALQIADREPFDAAIIDRMLPQMDGTAVLRRLRESGKMLPVVMLSALGRSNEKVEGLDAGADDYVVKPTPAAELDARLKALMRGRQWTHGASDTVRAGDITVSPARFRAWRNDRPLDLVRLELQLLAELVRNAGTVLTRAMLIERVWGYDFEPTTNIVDVQIRALRRKLTADGEDDPIVTLRGIGYMLRD from the coding sequence ATGAACCTGCTGCTGGTGGAAGACGACGAAGGCTATGCCACTACGCTGGCGGAGGAACTGCGCGCGCTCGATCACGAGGTGACGGTCGCGCCCAATGGGGCGATCGCGCTCCAGATCGCCGATCGCGAGCCGTTCGACGCTGCGATCATCGATCGCATGCTGCCGCAAATGGATGGCACCGCCGTGCTGCGCCGGCTGCGCGAAAGCGGCAAGATGCTGCCCGTGGTGATGCTGAGCGCGCTCGGCCGCTCGAACGAAAAGGTCGAAGGGCTCGATGCCGGTGCGGACGATTATGTCGTCAAACCCACCCCGGCGGCCGAGCTGGACGCCCGGCTGAAGGCGCTGATGCGCGGGCGGCAATGGACTCATGGCGCGAGCGACACGGTGCGCGCCGGCGATATCACCGTGAGCCCGGCACGTTTTCGCGCGTGGCGCAACGACCGCCCGCTCGATCTCGTCCGGCTGGAACTGCAATTGCTGGCCGAACTCGTCCGCAACGCGGGCACGGTGCTGACCCGCGCGATGCTGATCGAGCGCGTCTGGGGGTATGATTTCGAGCCGACCACCAACATCGTCGACGTTCAGATCCGCGCGCTGCGCCGCAAGCTGACGGCGGATGGCGAGGACGATCCGATCGTCACCCTGCGCGGCATCGGCTATATGTTGCGCGATTGA
- a CDS encoding FAD-dependent oxidoreductase: MAEHFDVLIVGGGHGGAQAAVALRQRKFAGTIAIVGDEPELPYERPPLSKDYLSREKEFERILIRPASFWADKQVTMLLGRRVTAVDPAAHQVTTADGAEIGYGTLVWATGGSPRRLTCDGHDLAGVHAVRTRADVDRLMGELETTTRIVVIGGGYIGLEAAAVLSKLGKRVTVLEALPRVLARVAGEPLSRFYEAEHRAHGVEVRLDAAVAGIEERDGAVSGVRMADGELLECEMVIVGIGIVPAVEPLLAAGAAGGNGVEVDELCRTNLPDVYAIGDCAAHENGFADGARIRLESVQNANDQATTVAKSIMGEPQRYDAVPWFWSNQYDLKLQTVGLSIGHDQVVLRGDPLARSFSVLYLKQGQVIALDCVNATKDYVQGRALVLARAAIAPERLADASAPLKEIAAG, from the coding sequence ATGGCCGAACATTTCGACGTGTTGATCGTGGGGGGCGGCCATGGCGGTGCCCAGGCGGCGGTGGCGCTCCGGCAGCGCAAATTCGCCGGCACGATCGCGATCGTCGGGGACGAGCCGGAACTGCCTTATGAACGCCCGCCGCTTTCCAAGGACTATCTGTCGCGCGAAAAGGAGTTTGAGCGCATCCTGATCCGCCCGGCGAGCTTCTGGGCCGACAAACAGGTGACGATGCTGCTCGGCCGGCGCGTCACGGCGGTCGATCCGGCGGCGCATCAGGTGACGACGGCGGACGGCGCGGAGATTGGCTATGGCACGCTAGTCTGGGCGACTGGCGGCAGCCCGCGCCGGTTGACCTGCGATGGCCATGATCTTGCCGGCGTCCACGCGGTGCGCACCCGCGCCGATGTCGATCGGCTGATGGGCGAGCTGGAAACGACCACCCGCATCGTGGTGATCGGCGGCGGCTATATCGGGCTGGAGGCGGCGGCCGTGCTGTCCAAGCTTGGCAAGCGGGTCACGGTGCTGGAGGCGCTGCCCCGCGTCCTCGCGCGCGTTGCCGGGGAGCCGCTGTCGCGCTTCTATGAGGCGGAGCATCGCGCGCACGGCGTGGAGGTGCGGCTCGATGCGGCGGTCGCCGGGATCGAAGAGCGCGACGGTGCGGTGAGCGGCGTGCGGATGGCCGATGGCGAGCTGCTTGAATGCGAGATGGTGATCGTCGGCATCGGCATCGTGCCGGCCGTGGAGCCGCTGCTTGCGGCGGGCGCGGCGGGTGGCAACGGTGTCGAGGTTGACGAATTGTGCCGCACGAACCTGCCGGATGTCTATGCGATCGGCGATTGCGCCGCGCACGAGAACGGCTTCGCCGATGGCGCGCGCATCCGGCTCGAATCGGTCCAGAACGCCAATGATCAGGCGACGACGGTGGCCAAGTCGATCATGGGTGAACCGCAGCGCTATGATGCCGTACCGTGGTTCTGGTCGAACCAATATGATCTGAAACTTCAGACCGTTGGCCTTTCGATCGGGCACGATCAGGTCGTGTTGCGCGGCGATCCGCTCGCTCGCTCGTTCAGCGTGCTGTATCTGAAACAGGGACAGGTGATCGCGCTCGACTGCGTGAACGCCACCAAGGATTATGTGCAGGGCCGCGCGTTGGTGCTCGCCCGGGCGGCGATTGCGCCCGAGCGGCTTGCGGATGCGAGCGCGCCGCTCAAGGAAATTGCTGCCGGCTGA
- a CDS encoding S-(hydroxymethyl)glutathione dehydrogenase/class III alcohol dehydrogenase, translated as MKTRAAVAFEAKKPLEIVELDLEGPKAGEVLVEIMATGICHTDAYTLDGFDSEGLFPSVLGHEGCGIVREVGPGVTSVAPDDHVIPLYTPECRQCKSCLSGKTNLCTAIRATQGKGLMPDGTSRFSYKGQTIYHYMGCSTFSNFTVLPEIAVAKIRTDAPFDTSCYIGCGVTTGVGAVVNTAKVEPGATVIVFGLGGIGLNVIQGAKFAGAARIVGVDINPDREEWGRRFGMTDFVNPNNVGDIVQHLVAMTDGGGDYTFDCTGNTVVMRQALESAHRGWGESIVIGVAESGKEISTRPFQLVTGRVWKGTAFGGARGRTDVPKIVDWYMNGLIQIEPMITHRLSLDEINKGFDLMHAGESIRSVVVY; from the coding sequence ATGAAGACCCGTGCCGCCGTCGCGTTCGAGGCGAAGAAGCCGCTGGAAATCGTCGAACTCGATCTCGAAGGCCCGAAGGCGGGCGAGGTGCTGGTCGAGATCATGGCGACGGGCATCTGCCACACCGATGCCTATACCCTCGACGGATTCGACAGCGAAGGGTTGTTCCCCTCGGTTCTCGGTCACGAAGGCTGTGGCATCGTGCGCGAAGTGGGGCCGGGCGTGACGAGCGTCGCGCCGGACGATCACGTCATCCCGCTCTACACGCCCGAATGCCGCCAGTGTAAATCGTGCCTCAGCGGCAAGACCAACCTGTGCACCGCGATCCGCGCGACGCAGGGCAAGGGGCTGATGCCGGACGGGACGAGCCGGTTCAGCTACAAGGGCCAGACCATCTATCACTATATGGGCTGCTCGACCTTCTCGAACTTCACCGTGCTGCCGGAAATCGCGGTCGCGAAGATTCGCACCGACGCGCCGTTCGATACGAGCTGCTATATCGGCTGTGGCGTCACCACCGGGGTTGGCGCGGTGGTCAACACCGCCAAGGTCGAGCCGGGCGCAACCGTCATCGTGTTCGGGCTCGGCGGGATCGGGCTGAACGTGATCCAGGGCGCGAAATTCGCCGGCGCCGCGCGTATCGTTGGCGTGGACATCAACCCGGACCGTGAGGAATGGGGCCGCAGGTTCGGCATGACCGATTTCGTCAATCCGAACAATGTCGGCGATATCGTTCAGCATCTTGTCGCGATGACCGATGGCGGCGGCGATTATACGTTCGATTGCACCGGCAATACGGTCGTGATGCGGCAGGCGCTGGAAAGCGCGCATCGCGGCTGGGGTGAATCGATCGTCATCGGCGTGGCGGAATCGGGTAAGGAAATCTCCACCCGCCCGTTCCAGCTCGTCACCGGGCGCGTGTGGAAAGGCACCGCGTTTGGCGGCGCGCGCGGACGCACCGATGTGCCGAAGATCGTCGACTGGTATATGAACGGGCTGATCCAGATCGAGCCGATGATCACGCACCGGTTGTCGTTGGACGAGATCAACAAGGGCTTCGACCTGATGCACGCTGGCGAGAGTATCCGCAGCGTGGTGGTTTACTGA
- the fghA gene encoding S-formylglutathione hydrolase, with protein METVSTNRAFGGTQGVYRHVSSATGTEMTFSVYVPPHAEGAKLPVVWYLSGLTCTQANVTEKGEFRRACAELGLILVAPDTSPRGDGVQDDADGAYDFGLGAGFYVDATEAPWSTHYRMWSYVTEELPALIAANFPTDPARQSIMGHSMGGHGALTIGLTFPDRYRAISAFAPIVAPSRVPWGEKALGGYLGPDRAAWRAHDAVALIGDGARAPALLVDQGGADQFLESQLKPELLAAACEKAGIPLTLRIQPGYDHSYYFISSFMADHLRWHAERLG; from the coding sequence ATGGAAACCGTCTCTACCAATCGTGCCTTTGGCGGCACGCAGGGCGTATATCGTCACGTCTCCTCGGCCACTGGCACGGAGATGACCTTCTCGGTCTATGTCCCGCCGCATGCCGAGGGCGCGAAGCTGCCGGTGGTATGGTATCTTTCGGGCCTCACCTGCACGCAGGCCAATGTCACCGAAAAGGGCGAGTTTCGTCGTGCTTGCGCCGAACTCGGCCTGATCCTCGTCGCGCCCGATACCAGTCCGCGCGGCGACGGCGTGCAAGATGACGCGGATGGCGCTTATGATTTCGGGCTCGGCGCGGGCTTCTATGTCGATGCGACCGAGGCGCCGTGGTCGACGCATTATCGCATGTGGTCCTATGTAACGGAGGAATTGCCGGCGCTGATCGCCGCGAATTTCCCGACCGATCCGGCGCGGCAATCGATCATGGGGCATTCGATGGGCGGGCATGGCGCGCTGACCATCGGCCTTACCTTCCCCGATCGCTATCGTGCGATTTCCGCCTTTGCGCCGATCGTTGCGCCATCGCGGGTGCCATGGGGCGAAAAGGCGCTGGGCGGCTATCTCGGGCCGGATCGCGCTGCGTGGCGCGCCCATGATGCGGTCGCGCTGATCGGGGATGGCGCGCGGGCACCCGCGTTGCTGGTCGATCAGGGCGGCGCGGACCAATTTCTTGAGAGCCAGCTGAAGCCGGAATTGCTTGCGGCGGCATGTGAGAAGGCCGGCATCCCGCTGACGCTCAGGATCCAACCAGGCTACGACCACAGCTACTATTTCATTTCCAGCTTCATGGCGGATCACCTGCGCTGGCACGCGGAGCGGCTGGGCTGA